The following are encoded together in the Peromyscus leucopus breed LL Stock chromosome 1, UCI_PerLeu_2.1, whole genome shotgun sequence genome:
- the Pkp3 gene encoding plakophilin-3 → MEPTTGSRTRMEPRRSCPTAVASRMSQGASGIQASSKPEAGVCSLALPSDLQLDRRGAEGPEADRLRAARVQEQVRARLLQLGQQSRYNGSTEPDGATETARGMPRGQYHTVQAGFSSRSQGLSGDKTSTFRPIAKPAYSPASWSSRSAVDLSCSRRLSSAHNGGSAFGAVGYGGAQPTPPMPTRPVSFHERGGAASRADYDTLSLRSLRLGPGGLDDRYSVVSEQLEPAAASTYRAYAYERQASSGSSRAGGLDWPEAAEGPPSRTIRAPAMRTLQRFQSSHRSRGVTGSMSGTGLEPVARAPSVRSLSLSLADSGHLPDVRGLDSYTGHRTLQRLSSGFDDIDLPSAVKYLMASDPNLQVLGAAYIQHRCYSDAAAKKQARSLQAVPRLVKLFNHANQEVQRHATGAMRNLIYDNADNKLALVEENGIFELLRTLREQDDELRKNVTGILWNLSSSDHLKDRLARDTLEQLTDLVLSPLSGAGGPPLIQQNASEAEIFYNATGFLRNLSSASQATRQKMRECHGLVDALVTYINHALDVGKCEDKSVENAVCVLRNLSYRLYDEMPPSALQRLEGRGRRDVTGAPPGEVVGCFTPQSRRLRELPLTADALTFAEVSKDPKGLEWLWSPQIVGLYNRLLQRCELNRHTTEAAAGALQNITAGDRRWAGVLSRLALEQERILNPLLDRVRTADHNQLRSLTGLIRNLSRNARNKDEMSTKVVSHLIEKLPGSVGEKCPPAEVLVNIIAVLNNLVVASPIAARDLLYFDGLRKLVFIKKKRDSPDSEKSSRAASSLLANLWQYSKLHRDFRAKGYRKEDFLGP, encoded by the exons CCTGAGGCTGGTGTTTGCTCCCTGGCGCTGCCCTCGGACCTGCAGCTGGATCGTCGGGGTGCTGAGGGGCCGGAGGCTGACAGGCTTCGAGCCGCCCGAGTCCAGGAGCAAGTCCGAGCCCGCCTCCTGCAGCTGGGCCAGCAGTCACGCTACAATGGGTCTACTGAGCCTGATGGCGCCACCGAGACCGCCAGAG gcatgcccaggggTCAATACCACACTGTGCAGGCTGGCTTCAGCTCCCGATCCCAGGGTCTAAGTGGAGACAAGACCTCG ACCTTCCGGCCCATCGCCAAGCCAGCCTACAGCCCAGCCTCCTGGTCCTCCCGCTCAGCTGTGGACCTGAGCTGCAGTCGGAGGCTGAGCTCTGCCCACAATGGGGGCAGTGCCTTTGGGGCTGTGGGATATGGGGGTGCCCAGCCCACTCCACCTATGCCCACCCGGCCAGTGTCCTTCCATGAGCGAGGCGGGGCAGCCAGCAGAGCCGACTATGACACATTGTCCCTGCGCTCACTGAGGCTGGGGCCTGGAGGCCTGGACGACCGCTACAGCGTGGTATCTGAGCAACTGGAGCCTGCGGCTGCCTCCACCTACAGAGCCTATGCTTATGAGCGCCAGGCCAGCTCTGGCTCTAGCCGGGCAGGAGGCCTGGACTGGCCAGAGGCCGCTGAGGGCCCACCCAGCCGGACCATTCGGGCACCTGCCATGCGAACCCTGCAGAGATTTCAAAGCAGCCACCGAAGCCGTGGGGTTACTGGGTCCATGTCAGGTACTGGCCTGGAACCCGTGGCCCGAGCCCCATCTGTGCGCAGTCTCAGTCTTAGCCTGGCTGACTCAGGCCACCTGCCAGATGTCCGTGGACTGGACAGCTACACAGGCCATCGCACCCTGCAGAGGCTCAGCAGTGG CTTTGATGACATTGACCTGCCCTCAGCTGTCAAGTACCTCATGGCCTCAGACCCCAACCTGCAGGTGCTGGGAGCAGCTTACATCCAGCACAGGTGCTACAGCGATGCAGCAGCCAAGAAGCAG GCTCGCAGCCTCCAGGCGGTGCCTAGACTGGTGAAGCTCTTTAACCACGCCAACCAAGAGGTGCAACGCCACGCCACGGGTGCCATGCGCAACCTCATTTATGACAATGCAGACAACAAGCTGGCGCTGGTGGAGGAAAATGGCATTTTTGAGCTGTTGCGGACACTTCGAGAGCAGGACGACGAGCTCCGCAAAAATGTTACAG GGATCCTATGGAATCTGTCCTCCAGTGACCACCTGAAAGATCGTCTAGCCCGAGACACACTGGAGCAGCTCACAGACCTGGTGCTAAGTCCCCTGTCCGGGGCAGGGGGTCCCCCCCTCATCCAGCAGAATGCCTCTGAGGCAGAGATCTTCTACAATGCCACCGGCTTCCTCAG GAACCTCAGCTCAGCCTCCCAGGCCACTCGCCAGAAGATGCGTGAGTGCCATGGGCTAGTGGATGCTCTGGTCACCTACATCAACCATGCCCTGGACGTGGGCAAGTGTGAGGACAAG AGTGTggaaaatgctgtgtgtgtgctgaggaacTTGTCCTACCGCCTCTATGACGAGATGCCGCCGTCAGCACTACAGCGGCTTGAAGGCCGGGGCCGCAGGGATGTGACTGGCGCACCCCCTGGTGAAGTGGTGGGCTGCTTCACACCCCAGAGTAGGCGGCTGCGCGAG CTTCCTCTTACAGCTGACGCGCTCACCTTTGCGGAAGTGTCTAAGGATCCCAAGGGCCTggagtggctgtggagcccccagaTCGTGGGGCTGTACAACCGGCTGCTGCAGCGCTGCGAACTGAACCGGCACACCACAGAGGCGGCTGCAGGGGCACTACAGAATATCACCGCCGGTGACCGCAGG TGGGCGGGTGTGCTGAGCCGCCTGGCCCTGGAACAGGAGCGCATCCTGAACCCCTTGCTGGACCGAGTTCGTACCGCTGACCACAACCAACTGCGCTCACTGACCGGCCTCATCCGAAACCTGTCTCGGAATGCCAGGAACAAGGATGAGATGT CCACAAAGGTAGTGAGCCACCTGATTGAGAAACTCCCTGGCAGTGTGGGTGAGAAGTGTCCCCCAGCTGAGGTGCTGGTCAACATCATAGCTGTGCTCAACAACCTGGTGGTAGCCAGCCCGATTGCTGCCCGGGACCTGCTCTACTTTGATGGGCTTCGAAAGCTGGTCTTCATCAAAAAAAAGAGGGATAG CCCTGACAGTGAGAAGTCCTCCCGGGCAGCCTCCAGTCTCTTGGCCAACCTCTGGCAGTACAGCAAGCTCCACCGTGACTTCAGGGCG AAGGGCTATCGGAAGGAGGACTTCCTGGGCCCATAG